The genome window GTAGTTTGCGAGCAAAAGTGCATCCCTCCCAACAGAGCAATTTCTGATAATGTTACATAATAAGGTACGATTGCTTTACAGTCAGAATAATGACATGCAAACATCACTTTGTGTACACATTTTTTGTGGCGCTGGTTATTTCAGTTTTGGGCTTAGTGTTTCAttcacactctcctccctcccgtcTTCTAGGTCTCAAAGTGATAGCTCAGAAGTTCCCTGTCGGAATGACAACAGGCTCCATTCCGGCCTCTTGCCTGCCGTCTCCCACAGGGTCAGTGGTTGGCCGGAAGCGTTCCACGCCTCGCCAGGTCTTTCTGCCagcagagaggaagtggaggttcTCATCTGACGACCTAGCTAATATTCAGCACTACCTGGAGGAAATGCTTGTCCCAACGAATCCCAACAGTAAGGACACCAAACTTGTGTTACATTGGCAGTAAAGGAAAGTTGAGAAAGGTTGTGTTCAAACTGAAGTTGACTAAATATGTGGAAGATGTTTAAGGAGTGACAATATAAAAAGGTTGAATTATAAAGGAAAGAAGTTAATCAACATGAGTATCACTTTGTAGCAAGGGGTAGTTTGAAAGCAttgttcttgaggctttttttgtGCAGTGACTTCCAACATTGAACCATCCTACCAATAGGTGTCACTACACTATACCACTTAAACCACTTTTTTCCTTTGTTGACTTGACTTTTCAGTTCTTTTACTTGTGTGTTTCACAGGCCGTCTCAGCAGTCGCATGTCGAGCAGCAGCACGCTGTCCAAAGCTTCTAGTGCTCGGAGTCGAAAGAGCTCTTCTTTAGCTAGCCCTGAAAGTGCAAGATCCCAGAGCAGCAGACCCTGGAAATAAAtgtaacatccccccccccccccccccccggacgtcacttcccccaatccactaaaaatacaaataaagtcTACGCTAACACTTCACATGAAGAGTTTTCATAAGCATGTACGACACCATTATGAACATTCATTACACCTTCGTGTGTGTGGAATATATGTATTTGGTAGTCAATAGCTATTGTTTTACTGTGTAGCATACATCTGATATGTTCTAGGGGAAGGTTTCTGGCAGTGTATTCTGCCTGGCTACAAACAGACAAACGCAATGATACACTATGTTGCATTATTCACTGGGGCTAACGTCATTATTTGTTACAACTGAAAACTGTTAAAATTGCTTTTGCATATCGGTTTCAAACAACATCAAAATAATGTGTTATGAATGGTTAAGCACTCACAAGGGTATTAGGAGTGGTTTCATAAAGGTGTCATGAATGCTTATGAAGACTCCCTTTAAATTGTAAGGGCTTATTTCAGTATCAATACCTCAGTGCACTTCCATGAGCCGCCATTACCTACTGTCGTGATACCTAGTATAGGGGAGCATACCTTCACTGTGGCAGCCCTGAAAGCTTTTCATCTGTCCTTGTTCAGTTATTCAAAGTACATACCTTGTGTGGTGTCTGCAGACACTGAAACCATCAAATGGCTTTATTTGACACCCCTGCCCTATAGGCCTATATTTTCAAAGTGTGTGGTGGATTTATGTTGGATTGTAAATTCGATTTTCTTCTGGAGAAgtcaatttaaaatgttttgaatCTGTCATATCAGAGTAGGACGTCACCTATGGCCAAAACATTGAATGGGAAATTGAGGAAAATTGTTTTGCACTGAATTAACACTAATTTATAGATGACACTTAAAACCCTTACCTTTTTTTGTataaatacatgcatttgttttgCTAGTTTTGTGAGTTTTGCACAAAAGGtttgccccagtgtgtgttgtagatTTATTCCAAAAACACAAGACCAATATTATTGTGTAACACATTCTCAAGAAAgtagaaaaggaacaatatCAATGGAGAAATTATCTATCTAAATTGTACTCTATTTCTACATGTTCCTGGGGATTGTTTATGCATTCATGCAGTCATACTGGTTAATGTGGGTGAATTCAGTTTTGCTGAGAACACATAGGTATTATGATATGGTGGTCATGGTGGCTTATAAAGCATCACCACTGGGAAACTTTTAAAATGTGAAACGTGATATGTGACctgttttgtttgagttttttgTCATTTCAGTTTTTGTACCAGGAAAAATTTAAATTACCACATCACTGGGTCTTAAAAAAGTGCATGTACTGTAATGTTTGGGGCTTGAGAGATGTATTTTAAGGTCTGACCTGTGGTTTGTGTATGCTCGAGTGAGAGAGATATTCAGAATTTTAAAAGGCTGCCCTTTCTACTTGCTGTACCTGAATGAACTCATCAACGCTTGTCATCTAAAAACTGTTTTGACTGAAAACAGTTAATTGCTTTTGTACATTACTGTCAAATAAAATGCACAATCGTATACTATACACACTGGATTGCTCATTTTGAAATGCATTGTATGGTGTTCTGTTTGGCCAATGGACAAAGGAGGACAACTTAAAATATTCTCATAAGTTTGTTCATTAGTCATTACAGCATCACTTCATGGGCGTTCTTTCTATTTTACCCCAATCAGATGTTAGTAAGTGTTGGCATTGGTGTGCTCCATGATGGCCATTAGTGCCAGCCAGGTCTCCTTAGCAGTGGGGATGATCTGATTGGCGGGCAGGATAAATCCATAGCGACCAGTATCTCTCAGCTCAAATGTGTAGGAGTACTTGATGCCCTGGTTGTAGGCCCAGTCAATGGTGTTGCCACTGGCTTGATCTGGGAGGAATCAAGCAAGTCATTTGTGGGGGAAGCCATTTTAATTCAAAGTCAAGAATAATAGCAACATCTTGAATGCAAAATGGAAATGATAGGAATTACATCCAGTATAATACACCTTTTTCCAATGCTTTACAATAGGTCTACAATAAGAAACCTGGGGTGAGATGGTGTAAGGGAATGTTTGATAGCCTACTTACAGATGATGTTGATCATACTCCCGTATCTGTAGGCTGTTCCATACAGGGAGGCCAAATCAGTGACGGCTTTTTTAGCCAGTTCATGCTGTGGATATATCGTAAAATAGCTTATAATTCATGTGACAAATGCGTTAATAAAAAGTTTCACATGCAGTCAATAGTATTGTACATTTTATGTTGTTTGTACTGTACCAGACTTGACTGGTACAGTACAAACAACTGGGAATTGTTTCTGGGAATTTAACCAGCTGTTCCTAGCTCAAACTAAACAGTCAACCCTCCTATCAGAAACCAATAGGGTTGAGAAAAACATCTGCTGGACCCACCAGCTCTTTCTGGTCCTTGGCAGAGGTACTGGTGTAGCCATAAGGGTAGAGGAGCATCTGGGAGTAGCTATGGATGGAAAGGACCGCCTTGATATTGCCATGAGCCTTCATGAAGTCCACAATGGACTTGATCTCAGGCTCAGAGTGAGCAGTGGGACCATGGTAGGTCTCATCACAGGGGTTCCCACTGGAGCCGGCAGCTGGGTAACACATGGTGGATGGTTGTCCAAATAAATGTCAGGGACATTCTAACTTGCTTTACAGTCATCACAGACCTATACTGTATCAGACAATTCGACATACTTCCAAAACCGGCTTCCCAGTTCCTATTGGCGTCAACTCCAACACAGGAAGAACCAGGATTAGGCTTCCTTGTTTTACGCCACATGCGGTTCTGTCAGCATATTGGCCCATGTTAGACAACTTTGTTAACAGTCTGACAATGTCTGTGCACTCCAAAACAGACAGGGAATCAAACTTTTACTAACTCACATTGGTATGAGTGAAATGATAGCCATCAGGATTGACCACCATCTCCAGAAGGATGTCCATTCTGTCCAGGATAGCAATAAGGGCAGGATTATGTCCATAATCAAGCACAATCTGTCCATGAAACATTTAACCAGTTACTATAAAGTATTGTATAGTTCTTGGGAGGGCAGGTGATGAATGGGTGAGTTTTACTTTAAATGGGAAATAGTTATCATACTCCCTTCAGAATTATAGACAGGGACAGATCAGGAGGACAGGGAACAATACCATGAATGAAATACTATGTACAGGGTCATAGAAAGGACCTACAAGATTGTAAGTCTTCTCTCTAAAGtatataactttttttttatcagaattTGGTCACCTTTTTGGCAAACCATGCACCACTGGCTGGAGTAATCCACTCTCTGGAGTGGATGCCAGTGTCAATCCAAATTGCAGGACGGTTAGTTCCTCCGGTGCTGAActaggagaaagaaaggaaatagCTTGATATCCTCCTATTAAATAATCACCCCTGATGTTTACAGATATATTAAACACAAGCTTTCTTATCTTTTAACAGCTTACCTTAAGCACATTCAATGGACGGCCCTCATAGCTCTGGCCAATCACAATCTTGCTGACCAATGTAGGGTTCTCTGCCACAAGCATATCCTGGAAACTATAGATCTGGTGAAAACACACAGCTTTTCATATTGGCGCCAACAGTCCTTGGGAAACCTTAATGTGCATGGGATATGACATGACTTTGGTCTTTGGTACAGAAGAAAAGTGAACAACTATTGTACATTTTTGGTGATGTGGTGTTTACCTCATCAATGGTGTGATAGTTTGCATAGTCAAAGTCATCAGTAGTCTTGGCTGCATGGGAACTTCTCtgcatctgtctctcctctttgtcAATGTCAGCCTTTGGCAAAAGGGCAGAAGGGTGTTGTCTCATATTCAACCATGGGTAACTCATTGACATTCAAATAATTTACCTTTTTACTTTATTTCAGAAAAATTATCCGTAACTGGATTGGGGGTTACACTTCAACTTACATACACTTAAAATCCTCGTATTTACTATTCAATTCATGTTCATTCGAAAACAAATGGTAGAGTCCATTCCAATTACCCCTTACCAACCTGCAGGTCCTCGATCATGATGGTGTACTGCACATCCCAGGCCTCCAGGTAGGCTTTGACGGACTTCAGGCTGTGGAAGGGAACTCTGATGTCCACAGGGGTAGCAACATCAGTAGGCCCCCTCCAGACATCCAGCTGGGAATGAGAAGGAACACATGGTTAATCTAAAATGCATATAAGTAGTCTACATTTTACAGTGTTTCACCAAAATTCATCTGACTGGTTGTGTGTGAATTGAAAAAATGTTCAGAAGAGGATTGTGCAGATTTCACAAAATGTATTGCTGAACATTTGGTTGCTctgagtttattattttaaacaatGATTCAACATCCATACATTTCCACTGATAAATTAGCGGGAGTTCCTGACTTTTAGACAATCAATCATTAAAATATGGCaacaagatgagagaggagagacagttcACACCTTGTGATAATATAGCCATCTTTTCTTGTCATTCATTTCACACATGATGATATGAACACACCTGAAGCTGCTTCATCTCAGACAGGTCCTGGATGACAGTTAGTTGTACCTCATCCTTCACAATAACACGAAGGACTTGATCCCTTCAAATACATCACAAATGTGAGACTAATTAATTACGGTTGGACAGAGATGTGACTTCAGTTACGATGTGTTTCATCCAGCAAGTCATTTGGAAAGCCTACTAATGTCACTAATTCACTCACCCCACAAAAGTTTTCTTGCTGAAAACAGCCACCAATACAGTTGTCAGAATGAGCAGTCCCTTCATCTTGCCAAGCAGAGTGATGCCATGAGTTGCCACTACCTTTTATGCCCTGGCCAAATAACCTCACCTTGACCTTGCCTGATAAACCTGCTGCTGTTTTTCCCACACATACCCTTGTGTAACACTTGTGTAGCTGGCTCTGGTCTGGATCCAGCTGTGCCTCTCCTTTTCCATGTGCTTTgcgagtgagtgtttgtgtttacatttacatttagtcatttagcagacgctcttatccagagcgacttacagtaggtacagggacattccccccgaggcaagtagggtgaagtgccttgcccaaggacacaacgtcattttgcacggccgggaatcgaactggcaaccttcagattactagctcgattccctaaccgctcagccacctgactctcgtACTTAATACAATCCTAGACAACAATTACAATAACATATTTTACTAGGATGATTTTCCTAATTTAGGTATGTTTAGTATTTGTTAATACACCTGGTTGGCAAATCCAAATCAAATCACATcaacaacataataattttAACAAACCTATCAAATGTCCaaattgcatgttttttttttaattgttcaaAACATCACAGCACAGCTGAATAATGTGTGTCAAaaagagatgaaggaagggTTGTCTAGAAAGGCTCAATTGAACTATGGGTTCTGCAGCAGAATCAGGCCTTCATAGTACAGTGGTGAGATGGAAGCCACTCTTCAGTAAAAGGCTCATGACAGCCCGCTTGGAGTTTGGTCAAATGAATTATGTGTGCAGCGACGCTCACCATCCAACCTGACCAAGCTTGGATCTGCAGAGAACAATGAGAGGAGCTTCCCAAATACAGGAGAACCAAACTTGTAGAGTTATAACCAAGAAGACTCGAAGCTATAGTTACTGTCAAAAAAACTTTAACACAGCAAAGGATCtgaatatatgtattttttatacgatgtaaatgtaaatgtagtgttaCTATTTCTTACGGGTTATGAGGGAAAAAAGCTATTTAGTCGTGTTGAGTTGCAGGCTGTGATGTACCAAAATTACTTTAAAGGCTGTAATGTACCAAAATGTGGATAAAAGGAGGACTCTGAATACATTCATATTGAACACTTATCCCCAAACAATTGTAAACCCTCATTTAAATACAAattttacaaaaacacaaatgatAAATATTAATTTTGGAGTGAACACACATTCAATTTTTTTGTCACCATTCCCAAATCATCCAATCTTCACGAGTGAAGCCAGCTGGCAGTATCCAGACagttctatatatttttttctgacAATTCAAGCTTTATACTGTGAATGCATACTTTTATATAAATGTGTCCTCTAAACTGTGGATAGTTCAAGTAGGACAAATGTTAATCATAGAGCACAGTGCAAATGAGCAaccaacatactgtatgttataGTGTGGGAGTGAATCATGGCACGTCATTAGTTCTACAGTGTGTCTCCATTATGCtttgttattaaaaaaaaatctcaagTAAATTTAATTTAAAAGAGGACTAAGGCGGGTAGAAGATATGTCATTTATTGGTACATTAAGGTTCTAACCCTACAAAGAATGTTTCTCAGATGTGTTATCAACCAGTGTCATTATAGTGACCCCCTTTAGTAAGTGTTGGCATTGGTGTGCTCCATGATGGTCATCATTGCCAGCCAGGTCTCCTTAGCAGTGGGGAGAATCTGATTGGCGGGCAGAATGAAACCGTAGCGACCAGTATCTCTCAGCTCAAAACCAAAGGAGTACTTGATGCCCTGGTTGTAGGTCCAGTCAATGGTACCGCCGCTAGCTTGAtcttagaaagagagaaaaaaaaataacaacacCTGATACAATGGAGAGCAAAAAGTCTATTTACATTTTTTTGTGATTTAACTGGATGTTGAGAATCATGTAGTCAAGGTGAGTTGATTGGTTGGCCTGAGAGGGTGTGCATGTTCAATTATGTGCAGTTGGCGGTTtaaatctgattctgattctgattctttacCAATGGATATGTGGTACTTACAGATGGTGTTGATAATGCTACCATATCTGTAGCGGGTGCCATACAGGGAAGCAAGGTTATTGACTGCCTTACTTGCCAGGGCGTGCTATTGGAAgaaataaaatacaatcaacTATATACTATGTAAAATGCTTGTACTAAGGTTAATATAATGGATTCTTAAATTATTAAGAGGTAAAAACTAAGTCACTACATAGTAATAGCTATAGCTTTGCTATAATAGTAAATAGCTATAGCTATTATATATTTAGTAGTTATTAGAAAAGTGAAACTTCGTTAGCATTGAGGTGTCCTTTACACCACAAACCCACAGTGTGCCTTCTAACCCTTCTGTTTTCATCTCCACAACTAACACTTGCTTAACAATGTTTTACTACAGATGTTTGTATGCAGTGACATGGTAGTTTATGTAGCCTGAATGCAAAGTGAATGTATATTCAACAAATGATTATCAATGGCTGAGACAAATTAGAGTAGATTTTTGTCTCTGCTAGACCCACCAGCTCTTTTTGGTCCTTAGTGGGGGTTGAAGTGTAGCCGTAGGGATAGAGGAGCATCTGGGAGTAGGCATGGATGGAGACAAATGCCTTCATGTTACCATGAGACTTCACAAAGTCCACAATGGACTTCACCTCCGACTCAGAGTGAGCAGATCGGCCACTGTAGGTCTCAGAGCAGGGGTTTTTACTGGACCCAGGACCTGAAGTACAGTAGACATGACAACAAAAGAGAATTAACAATGTTACAACCAAAACATTCAAGTACAAAAAAACTGCAGACTGGTATGACCAAACCACAACAAtggacaaaataaaaaaatgtcacCATTTTGTTGAAGGAGAACATCCAGTTGGATGTAGCAGTGCAAAAGTGAAGTGATAATAAAACACAAAGAAGAAAAACTGCACCTTCAAAACCAGCATCCCAATTCCTGTTGGGGTCGACTCCAACACAGGAGGAGCCACTGTTGGGCTGCCTGGTCTTACGCCACATGCGGTTCTGAGTAAACAGAGAATGTCCCTGGAATGACTCGTGGTTCGCTAGTTTTAATCTACTTCATGACATAACTAGGTCAGACGGCAAACCTTATTCAACACCAATACCTAGCAAATGTCAAATGTACCGAATATACTGCTCATTGAGAAACACAATGTATCTATATATCCCTGCCCTTATATCATATCCAGTGTTCTAGCATCAAGGAACTCACACTGTTGTGGGTGTAGTAGAAACCATCAGGGTTGGTCACAATCTCCAAAAAGATATCCATTCTGTTAAGGATTGCGGTGAGGGTGGGGTCACTACCATAGTCAGTCACGATCTACATGGTGAAAAAAATATCATttgatatttttatttattatatattttcagAGTGGTCATTTAGTCATGTGGAGACGAACAAGGACATGGTGAGATATACAAATGCAGAAGCAATTGCAGCAATGGAAATGAAAAATTGAAAGTTCAAGGCACCTTCTTAGCAAACCAGGTACCACTGGCCTGGGAGACCCACTCCCTGGAGTGGATACCGGTGTCGATCCAGATGGCGGGGCGATTGGTTCCGCCAGTGCTGAACTGGGAAAGAAtaagagatagaaaaagagagaataaaTAGAAAGCGTCCATGTAATAACAGTTTCCATTAACTATGTAAATAATGCTAAGTCATGTGAAAAGGCTGTGTTAGAGCAAACAAATATTAACACATTTTTACCTTGAGTACATTCAGGGGACGTCCCTGGTAACTCTGGCCAATGACAATCTTGCTGACCAGTTGGGGATTCTCAGCCACTAGCATGTCCTGGAAATTGTAAATCTACAAAGAAAAAGGACATAACTCTCTGTTCAACATGTGGATTTCAACTACAGGCATTTCATGGCATGTGTCAGCAGTGCATGTCATAAATATGTCATACAAAGTAAATTAACACTTGTTACCATGTTCTGCTTCTTACTGACCTCATTGATGGTGTGGTAGTTAGAGTAGTCAAATGCATCAGTGTTTCTGGGCTCGGCAGCGCGAGAGGCCATCCGCATTTGTGTTTGCTCCTCATCCAGAACAGCCTTCCGAAAACAATGACATCAATGTTGTTATGGTGGGTTGCTACGAAGACTGCGATGAAAAATGATGACGTAATCACTTGGCATTCAGACCAATTATTGTAACTCTTGTGACAGAAGAAAAGTCGTCAAGCTGCAAAATTCCAAGTCTCACATTTGAAGAGGCACATTTCAGGACTTGACAATGTGGGGGTGGAGTTTGCAAGTCTGTAGTCTTTCGCTCTACTCCTTCTAAGTGTTTGGAGACCCCCTACCAACCTGCAGGTCCTCGATCATGATGGTGTACTGCACATCCCTGGCCTCCAGGTAGGCTTTGACGGACTTCAGGCTGTGTAAGGGAACTCTGATGTCCACAGGGGTAGCAACATCAGTAGGCCCCCTCCAGACATCCAGCTGGGAATGAGAAGGAACAAACATATTGACTCGTCATCATTTATGGCTTGACAATATGTGAATGACATATTGAGTACATGTAAtttttaaaatacatttatttgagtGATTATATAAGATGTGTGGCCCATTGGCTCTGCAATCACAACGCACATGCAGCATCTCCATCTCAGACAGGTCATGGAGCAGAGCGAGCTGGGACTCATCCTTCGCAGTGATACGAAGGACTTGATCCCTGTGGAGACACCACAATGTCAAGACCTTGGCCAATGCTAGAGATCATATTGCAAGAGGGAAGTTGAGAGAGACTGTGATTGCTTaaaattagtgctgtcaaacgattaaaatatttaatcgcgattaatcgcattaatggcatagttaactcgcgattaatcgcaattaatcgccaTTTTTAtcaattctaaatgtcccttgatttctttttgtcccattattttttctcatttcaatgctcttatcaacatggaaaagtggattggattgcttagtaagtgcaaatgtttttttttttattgaaaacaacattgcaacattgcctggctttgacgagggggcggagaattggcatcagctgtgtgcttggccatcaagtggtatttcagacaggacgtgctgcgatgatagctcagttcacaacgacaaaacacacaaatcaatttggtcttgtcaatggaaccatttggcaatttttttaaagtaacctttccattcagaatcttattggaatccatttcggcgtctcgctcgttgcaacagcatgtgaaaaaaactacaaagtttgccaggccaaaaagaacgttaatctcgcgatatttttttttaacactgttaaaatgggtttgcgttaacgccgttaataacgcgttaactgacagcactacttAAAATGTGTTGCATTCATGTATGTTGAGAAAACTCTGCTAAAGAAATGTAAACATTCTTCTGAAGATCATCTAGTTCTTTTTATTCAGAATAAGTCTCAATGAAAGATTTTGAAGCTAACACCTTCCCTAAAcattacaataaacatataatgTATCAGAATCATTTGTTCTTAATCCTAAATGTTATTAGTGTTATTATACCTCTCACTAAACAGTCCAAAATTATAGTTTTGCAATGAGGTTTTACGGATTCCTGAAGCCTTTCAACTCTCTACGAATGCCACTTACCCCTCAAAAGTGTCCTTGCCGAAAACGGCCACAAACAGAGCGATCAGAATGAGCAGTGTCTTCATCATGCCCAACAAAAGTGGATCTATAAATTGTATATCCACCAGCTTTTATGCTTGCAGTGTGATGACACTGACCACAGCCTTGCCTAAGGTTCTCGACGTGTTACACCTGCTGCTCAGTTTCCCACACCAGCCAGGACATACTGTGAAATGTTGGTTGTTTGTTGATAATTTTCCATTTCTTTTCAAATTTGGGGCCAGAGAATATGTTCTGCATGACTTATAAACCAAACACCTTTAGAGCTAGTATATTGCACATATTAATGATCCTTTCCTTCATTAACAAATGTGAAAAAATGTGAGTGGTTAAATTAATACTTTTAAAATTTTTGTAAGTCAACTGCTGTGCTCATGAGGTGTTTCTGGTGCACACCACATTATGAGGCAGACTGTTTTGATCAAATTTGTGTCACGTAATGAATTTACCTTTTTACTTTATTTCAGAAAAAATCTCCGTAACTGGATTGGGGGTGAAATACCcttaaaataattgtatttgctGTTCAATtcatatttaaaaacaaatggtAGAGTCAATTACAATTACCCCCTACCTACCTGCAGGTCCTTGATCATGATGGTATGGAATGAAAAGGTACACATGGTTAATCTAAAATGCATATAAATAGTCTATATTTTACAGGGTTTCACAAAAATGGATTTGAAGGTTGTGTGTGAATTGAAAAAAAATTCAGAAGAGGATTGTGCAGATTTCACCAAATGATGAACATTTGGTTGCTATGAGTTTATTCTTTTAAACAATGATTCAACCTCCATACATTTCCACTGATAAATTAGCGGGAGTTCCTGACTTTCAGATCATCAATCATTAAAATATGGCAACaacatgagagaggagagacagttcACACCTTGTGATAATATAGCCATCTTTTCTTGTCATTCATTTCACACATGATGATATGAACACACCTGAAGCTGCTTCATCTACAGACAGGTCCTGGATGACAGTTAGCTGTACCTCATCCTTCACAATAACACAAAGGACTTGATCCCTTCAAATACATCACAAATGTGAGAATAATTCATTACGGCTGGACAGAGATGTGACTTCAGTTACAATGTGTTTTATCCAGCAAGTCATTTGGAAAGCCTACAAATGTCACTAATTCACTAATTCACTCACCCCACAAAAGTCTTCTTGCTGAAAACAGCCACCAATACAGTTGTCAGAATGAGCAGCCCCTTCATCTTGCCAAGCAGAGTTATGCCCTGGCCAAATAACCTCACCACGACCTTGCCTGATAAACCTGCCGTGTGTAACACTTGTGTAGCTGGCTCTGGTCTGGATCCAGCTGTGCCTCTCCTTTTCCATGTGCTTTGccagtgagtgtttgtgtttaatACAATCATAGACAACAGTTACAATAACATATTTTACTAGGATGATTTTCCTAATTTAGGTATGTTTAATATCTGTTATACACCTGGTTGGCAAATCCAAATCAAATCACATcaacaacataataattttAACAAACCTATCAAATGTCCAAATTGCATGGTTTTAAACAGTTCAAAACATCACAGCACAGCTGAATAATGTGTGTCAAAAAGGGATGAAGGAAGGGTTGTCTAGAAAGGCTCAATTGAACTATGGGTTCTGCAGCAGAATCAGGCCTTCATAGTACAGTGGTGAGATGGAAGCCACTCTTCAGTAAACGGCTCATGACAGCCCGCTTGGAGTTTGGTGAAATGAATTGTGTGCAGCGACGCTCACCATCCAACCTGACCAAGCTTGGATCTGCAGAGAACAATGAGAGGAGCTTCCCAAATACAGGAGAACCAAGCTTGTAGACCAATAAGACTCAAGGCTATAGTTACTGTCAAAAAAGCTTTAACACAGCGGAGGATCAGAATATGCAATTTGTATACGATGTAAATGTAGTGTTACTATTTCTTATTTTTAAGACATTtgcaaaaatgttgtaaaaaaaatgtttgctTTGTCATTAAGGGGTATGAGGCAAAAAAAAAGCTATTTAGTCATGTTGAGTTGCAGGCTGTGATGTACCAAAATTACTTTAAAGGCTGTAATGTACCAACATGTGGATAAGAGGAGGACTCTGAATGCATTCATATTGAATACTTATGCAAATATTTTAGTAAACCCTCatttaaatacaaatattacaaaaacacaaatgttaAATATTAATTTTGGAGTGAAcacacattcattttttttgtcaACATGCCAAAATCATCCAATCTTCACGAGTGAAGCCAGCTGGCAGTATCCAGACAGTTCTATATTTTTTTCTGACAATTCAAG of Osmerus mordax isolate fOsmMor3 chromosome 4, fOsmMor3.pri, whole genome shotgun sequence contains these proteins:
- the LOC136941790 gene encoding carboxypeptidase A1-like, encoding MKGLLILTTVLVAVFSKKTFVGDQVLRVIVKDEVQLTVIQDLSEMKQLQLDVWRGPTDVATPVDIRVPFHSLKSVKAYLEAWDVQYTIMIEDLQADIDKEERQMQRSSHAAKTTDDFDYANYHTIDEIYSFQDMLVAENPTLVSKIVIGQSYEGRPLNVLKFSTGGTNRPAIWIDTGIHSREWITPASGAWFAKKIVLDYGHNPALIAILDRMDILLEMVVNPDGYHFTHTNNRMWRKTRKPNPGSSCVGVDANRNWEAGFGTAGSSGNPCDETYHGPTAHSEPEIKSIVDFMKAHGNIKAVLSIHSYSQMLLYPYGYTSTSAKDQKELHELAKKAVTDLASLYGTAYRYGSMINIIYQASGNTIDWAYNQGIKYSYTFELRDTGRYGFILPANQIIPTAKETWLALMAIMEHTNANTY
- the LOC136941678 gene encoding carboxypeptidase A1-like, which produces MMKTLLILIALFVAVFGKDTFEGDQVLRITAKDESQLALLHDLSEMEMLHLDVWRGPTDVATPVDIRVPLHSLKSVKAYLEARDVQYTIMIEDLQAVLDEEQTQMRMASRAAEPRNTDAFDYSNYHTINEIYNFQDMLVAENPQLVSKIVIGQSYQGRPLNVLKFSTGGTNRPAIWIDTGIHSREWVSQASGTWFAKKIVTDYGSDPTLTAILNRMDIFLEIVTNPDGFYYTHNSNRMWRKTRQPNSGSSCVGVDPNRNWDAGFEGPGSSKNPCSETYSGRSAHSESEVKSIVDFVKSHGNMKAFVSIHAYSQMLLYPYGYTSTPTKDQKELHALASKAVNNLASLYGTRYRYGSIINTIYQASGGTIDWTYNQGIKYSFGFELRDTGRYGFILPANQILPTAKETWLAMMTIMEHTNANTY